The following proteins are co-located in the Myroides profundi genome:
- a CDS encoding DUF4465 domain-containing protein, which yields MKLRFLRTSLLLALGLTLTTTVFTSCSSDDSNHTIVIKEVKQSVEARSEFTIDPKIDPTTHKFVWHNTTTQKKLSEEPILKYKIDYAETQTIALRVTSNTGVLEIYDYIVTAKYGETHNILNLKDIKLGLPVEGGNLWTDTFTNGARIEAKPFSFSHTVSTFGENKYWNGFIASNSTDQKDHKDKFASNMHGSMAKNTDKNGNALPFLVAYTEGITTKYAKGDVIDVNKAVTSVTLSDEKGQQLLPVEINVGLSPYTYYSIKNGDNFAKKFGKGDYYSIIVYGLDENKKVINNPIELKLVEYKDDKGSINTNWQKIKLDKLGAAKYLVFYVDSSDKGEYGINTPALFTVKDLVVHKLAK from the coding sequence ATGAAACTTAGATTCTTACGTACTAGTTTACTACTTGCTCTAGGCTTAACCCTTACGACTACAGTATTCACTTCATGTTCTAGCGATGATAGTAACCATACTATCGTTATCAAAGAAGTAAAACAATCTGTAGAAGCGAGAAGCGAGTTTACAATCGACCCTAAAATTGATCCTACTACACATAAGTTTGTATGGCATAATACTACTACTCAGAAAAAACTTTCTGAAGAACCTATCTTAAAGTATAAGATTGATTATGCTGAGACTCAAACTATCGCATTAAGAGTAACTTCTAACACAGGAGTATTAGAAATATATGATTATATCGTTACTGCTAAGTATGGTGAGACTCATAATATTCTTAACCTTAAAGATATTAAATTAGGCCTACCAGTTGAAGGAGGTAATCTATGGACAGATACTTTTACTAATGGTGCGAGAATAGAAGCTAAACCTTTCTCATTCAGTCATACTGTTTCTACTTTCGGAGAAAACAAATACTGGAATGGATTTATTGCTTCAAACAGTACAGATCAAAAAGACCATAAAGACAAGTTTGCTAGCAATATGCACGGTAGTATGGCTAAAAACACTGACAAAAACGGTAATGCACTTCCTTTCTTAGTGGCATACACAGAAGGTATCACTACTAAATACGCTAAAGGTGATGTAATCGATGTAAATAAAGCGGTAACATCTGTAACTCTTTCAGATGAAAAAGGACAACAATTATTACCTGTAGAAATAAATGTAGGTCTAAGCCCATATACTTACTACTCAATCAAAAACGGAGATAACTTTGCAAAGAAATTTGGTAAAGGTGATTATTACTCAATCATTGTTTATGGACTAGATGAAAACAAAAAAGTAATCAATAATCCTATTGAGTTAAAACTTGTAGAGTACAAAGATGATAAAGGAAGCATCAATACTAATTGGCAAAAAATAAAACTAGACAAACTAGGAGCTGCTAAATACTTAGTATTCTATGTAGACTCATCTGATAAAGGAGAATATGGTATTAATACACCTGCTCTATTTACAGTAAAAGACCTAGTTGTACATAAACTAGCTAAGTAA
- a CDS encoding GNAT family N-acetyltransferase has product MNIQIIQSRTITTDIEQLFTEYNRAIQSDLKPLDNSISISINSSTDNVSNEALLYIAKVNGTLAGCIAMHRLTDTTCEITNLYIRPKYQGLGIGNKLCQYIIQHIESLNYKRIYVTTTKAQQGQNAIYREYGFTKCIPYVTVPHPNAIYMDYIFVKDDYIQNNLLKAALRIFKYRNRERYR; this is encoded by the coding sequence ATGAACATCCAGATAATACAGTCACGAACTATCACTACAGATATAGAACAATTATTTACAGAATACAATAGAGCAATACAATCAGATTTAAAGCCATTAGACAACTCCATAAGCATAAGTATTAACTCGAGCACAGATAACGTCTCTAATGAAGCGCTACTATATATAGCTAAAGTAAATGGTACTCTAGCAGGCTGTATAGCCATGCACAGACTTACTGATACGACTTGTGAAATTACAAATCTATATATACGTCCAAAGTATCAAGGACTGGGTATAGGAAATAAACTATGCCAATACATCATACAGCATATAGAATCATTAAACTACAAGAGAATTTATGTAACTACTACTAAAGCACAACAAGGCCAGAACGCTATCTATAGAGAATATGGTTTTACCAAGTGTATACCATATGTAACAGTGCCACATCCTAACGCAATCTACATGGATTATATCTTTGTAAAAGATGATTATATCCAGAATAACCTTTTAAAAGCAGCCTTAAGAATCTTTAAATATCGTAATAGAGAACGATATAGATAA
- a CDS encoding DUF4465 domain-containing protein — protein MLSNEQVLKYTYNTPGTRDLVLIVEQGNSHSYYTYKVDVAKSYNYNYITLDLSTFNLANGLNKQGGQIWSKTYTDKVLLQHQIFTFSHTSEYPNTWDGFTVSNVKDNNNYNQEGSVGFIENQWGSMAKGGTQGEGTPFIIGYWGYYMKDWQATQGVFNEKQYSNWIKIGEAKDSYKAVNVDISNHPWPYYGNLTGDSFARKFVKGDYFKLMIYGVDKDNKINQKPVTHYLADYRGDELIMSKDWHKIDLSSLGEVSYLVFQMETTDAGDFGPNTSVYFCMDNLTVDKIDK, from the coding sequence ATTCTATCTAATGAACAAGTATTAAAATACACATACAATACTCCTGGAACTAGAGATCTAGTTTTAATAGTAGAGCAAGGAAACTCTCATAGTTATTATACCTATAAAGTTGATGTAGCTAAAAGCTATAATTATAACTACATTACATTAGACCTTTCTACTTTCAATCTAGCTAATGGCCTGAATAAACAAGGAGGTCAAATATGGAGTAAGACTTATACTGATAAAGTACTATTACAACATCAGATATTCACCTTCTCTCACACATCAGAATATCCAAATACTTGGGATGGTTTTACAGTATCTAATGTAAAAGACAATAATAATTATAACCAAGAAGGATCTGTAGGTTTCATAGAGAACCAATGGGGCTCAATGGCTAAAGGAGGTACACAAGGCGAAGGCACACCTTTTATAATAGGGTATTGGGGATACTATATGAAAGATTGGCAAGCAACACAAGGAGTATTTAATGAAAAGCAATACTCTAATTGGATTAAGATAGGAGAAGCTAAAGACAGTTACAAAGCCGTTAATGTAGATATCTCTAACCATCCATGGCCATATTATGGAAACTTAACAGGAGATTCTTTTGCTAGAAAATTTGTCAAAGGAGACTACTTTAAGCTAATGATTTATGGAGTTGACAAAGACAATAAGATCAACCAAAAACCTGTTACACATTACTTAGCAGATTACAGAGGTGATGAATTAATCATGTCTAAAGATTGGCATAAAATAGACCTATCATCACTTGGTGAAGTAAGTTATTTAGTATTCCAGATGGAAACTACAGATGCAGGAGACTTTGGGCCAAATACATCTGTTTACTTCTGTATGGACAACCTAACAGTCGATAAAATAGACAAATAA
- a CDS encoding YncE family protein, which translates to MKLNKIIFLALALLTLVSCRKDEMIFLSDSSQVSIPITTDKYSGFYLLNEGNMGMNRASIDLFEYHNGTYTRDIFSERNPNITKELGDVGNDIKIYGTKAYATINVSNFIEVFDVETGKHIKQIHVPNCRYLAFKDDKAYVSSYAGKVEINPNAERGFVAEIDTLSLEVTRRVTVGYQPEEIVIKGNKLYVANSGGYRVPNYDTTVSVIDIPSFTETKKIDVAINLHRMQIDKAGDIYVSSRGDYYNVEPNLYVIDSNSDQVKQKLDIPVSNMTMDDDKLYYYATSYKHNTGGNNVSYGILNTLTKKVITDNIITDGTEKKIQIPYGIAVNPETKEIFMTDAQDYIGTGFVYCFSPEGKLKWKTTGGNIPAHIAFIKK; encoded by the coding sequence ATGAAATTAAACAAAATAATATTCCTTGCATTAGCATTACTAACATTAGTAAGTTGTCGCAAAGATGAGATGATATTCTTATCTGATAGTTCACAAGTATCTATTCCTATTACTACTGATAAATACAGTGGTTTCTACCTGCTTAATGAAGGTAATATGGGAATGAACAGAGCTTCTATAGACTTATTTGAATATCACAACGGAACGTATACTAGAGATATCTTCTCAGAAAGAAATCCAAATATTACTAAAGAACTAGGTGATGTAGGTAATGACATCAAGATATATGGTACTAAAGCTTATGCTACTATTAACGTATCAAACTTCATAGAAGTATTTGACGTAGAAACTGGTAAACATATTAAACAAATCCATGTACCTAACTGTCGTTATTTAGCTTTTAAAGATGATAAGGCTTATGTTAGCTCTTATGCAGGAAAAGTAGAAATAAATCCAAATGCAGAACGTGGTTTCGTAGCGGAGATAGATACCTTATCACTAGAAGTAACTAGACGAGTAACGGTAGGTTATCAACCTGAAGAAATAGTCATTAAAGGAAACAAACTATATGTAGCTAACTCTGGAGGATACCGTGTTCCTAATTATGATACTACAGTATCAGTGATAGACATTCCTTCATTTACAGAAACCAAAAAGATAGATGTAGCCATCAACTTACATCGTATGCAAATTGATAAAGCTGGAGACATCTATGTTTCTTCAAGAGGAGACTATTATAATGTAGAACCTAACTTGTATGTAATAGACTCTAACTCTGACCAAGTGAAGCAGAAGCTTGACATACCTGTGTCTAATATGACTATGGATGATGACAAGCTATACTACTACGCTACTTCTTATAAACATAACACAGGAGGTAATAATGTGTCGTATGGTATTCTTAATACATTGACAAAAAAAGTTATTACCGATAATATCATCACTGATGGCACAGAAAAAAAAATACAGATACCTTATGGAATAGCAGTCAATCCTGAAACTAAAGAAATCTTCATGACTGACGCACAAGACTATATAGGAACAGGTTTTGTCTACTGTTTCTCTCCTGAAGGAAAGCTTAAATGGAAGACAACTGGAGGTAATATACCTGCTCATATCGCATTCATTAAAAAATAA